In the Drosophila teissieri strain GT53w chromosome 3R, Prin_Dtei_1.1, whole genome shotgun sequence genome, GGCGTTCAACAGCTAACAAAGATTCGTCATCCTCACGTGCTAACCGTACAGCATCCGCTAGAGGAGAGTCGAGACTCCCTTGCCTTCGCCACTGAGCCGGTTTTTGCCTCCCTGGCCAACGTTGTCGGCGACAACGTTCGCTCCGAAAAGAAACTGTATGATGTAGAGATTCGACACGGTCTGCTGCAGCTCTTCGATGGCCTGCAGTTCCTTCACCAAGACGCCAAGATTGTGCACCGCAACATTAGCGCCGAAACAATCGTGATCAACAAGAACCGCAGCTGGAAACTGTTTGGGTTTGATTTCTGCATCGCCAACCAGCCGGCAACCGATGGCACGCCCCACTGGCCCTTTCGGGAGTACACCACGTCGCTGCACGTCCTGGCACAGCCCAGTTTGGAGTACACAGCACCGGAGTTGGCCTTGAACAGCGTCAACACACCAGACAGTGATCTGTTCTCATTGGGTAGGTACCTAGTTATATGATAGGAACACATGAATGTTCGTATGAGTCATAAACCTGCTAAGTATTTGATTTTGTAACCACACATAGAAACATATTTATTGAGACTTCCTTTCCTGCAGGTGTGCTTATCTTCACAATCTATTCCGGCAAGCCACTAAAGATGTTTGGCAGTGACTACAGCAGTTTTCGGCGCTACGCAAATGATCTGAACCAGCGAAAGTATCCACCCATGAACACAGTACCCAGCGAGCTGACTGAAAGCCTTAAAGCTCTGCTGCATCCCAGTGCCAACCTGCGACCGAAGCTGCATGAGCTTAAGCAGATCGCTTACTTTCAAGATGTCGGAGTAAAGACACTTAGCTACTTGGACTCGCTTTACCAGTGGGACAACCTACAGAAGTCCAAGTTCTATAAGGGTCTGCCGCAGATTATTCCGACGCTCCCGCACCGCGTCAATTTGCATTCGATTCTTCCCTATCTCGTCAAAGAGTTCGTTAACTCGCCAATGATACCGTTTGTGCTGCCCAACGTCCTGCTTATTGCGGAGATGAGCAGCCAACGAGAGTACTGCGACCACATTCTTCCGCACTTGAAGCCGATCTTTAAGCTTACGGATCCCATTCAGATTTTGCTGATCTTCATGCAGAAAATGGATCTGCTGCTCAAGCTAACGCCCGCGGAAGAGGTGAAGCAGAGTGTTCTGCCGCTACTTTATCGATCCCTGGAATGCGACATGCCCCAGATCCAGGATCTCTGTCTAGCCGTACTACCCACGTTCTCCACTCTGATCGACTACAACGCAATGAAGAACTCCGTGCTGCCTCGCATCAAGAAACTGTGCCTGCAGAGCAGTAATGTGTCGGTAAAGGTTAACTGCCTGATTTCCATCGGCAAGTTGTTGGAAAACTTGGACAAGTGGCTTGTGCTAGACGAGATTTTGCCATTCTTGCAGCAGATCCAAAGCCGCGAACCCGCTATCATAATGGGAATTATTGGTAAGTTTTGAAATAAACACcaattattgttttacaaCAATTCTTCTCCTGTATTTAAGGCATTTATAAAATCGCAATGACTAACACCAAACTGGGCATAACGAAAGACGTAATGGCACACAAATGCATCCCTTATCTGGTACCCTTAAGTGTGGAGAACGGTCTTACCATAGCTCAATTCAACACGATTATAGGCCTCATCAAGGAGATGATGGGGCGGGTGGAACAGGAGCAGCGGGAAAAACTACAGCAGCTGTCCACTATACAAAGAGACAATAAGTAAGTTCGATTTTTGTTGTGCAAATggtgcattttattttcattatcgCTTCATACAGACCCAAAGACGCTTCCGAAATATTGGCCAACGAACTGGAGAACTCTACCCTCTCCCCCAACGGGTCCAGCAATGGTAACAAGATCAACGATGACATGTTCTCCGGATTCACTGTTGGTCAGCCGAAAGCAACCAGCGCAGCTGCTATAGCGCCATCTAAGCCTAGGGAACAGCTCAAGTAGGAATCGTTCAAGATGAAGACAACGAAATGCAGCTGAAACTCAAGAAACCCCTCTGTAATTTCAGAATATCGCACAATACCATATCTGCTCCGCCTGCAGCCAGGCCAGACATCCTCTCCTCGATGATGCAAAGCAACCTCACTGGTCTGGGTACAACTGCAGTGGCAGCTGCTCCGCCACCAGCCACCACACATATGCCGTCAAACAATGGTTGGCACAGTGCGAATCCCCTTGTGATGAACCATCAGTTGGCCTCTCCGCAAGCCAGTAACAACAATTCCTTTTCGCTGGACGACCTAGATCCCTTTGCTGGTGGAAGACCCTCTGTTGGAGCCCCCAAAGCCAACAACACGAACGGTGCCAATATGTACACGGTGCAGCAGCCCACGGTTAACTATATTTATCCCACTGGCTACAGTCTGAACAGCAtccagcagcatcagcagcagcaactgctggGAAAACCCAGTCAAGCACCCACGCTCCAACCGCAGACACAGCCGCTGCTGCCAACGGATAACCAAAACCTCAATGCACTTTCGCAGCAAGACATACTTAACTTTTTGAACTAGACACAGCCGTAGTTAATAACAATTGATAGATATCCATATTCCATACATCCGATATACAAGGCAACTATATTTAGCTGCTGGCGTCGATTTGTAAGGCACAGAATTCTGAGCGTCAAAAGTAATCTTTTAGTAATAGCTTATTTGCAGGAAATATCATTCGCGGTATTAGGTGATATCTTCttgctttatattttcaattggaATTTTTGTTGTAACATTCGACGTcagtacatatatttatacataaaatCTTATCTGTgcaagtgtgtgagtgtcAGTCTTAAAGTGTGCGTGTTTGTtagaaatgttttaaattatattatgtAGATTTAAACGCAAGACTTTTGAGCCCTTGCGCGTTGCCACATTCCGCAATCGATATCAAATGTGTAACGAAACGACCGCATGTAGTTAAATATAATAGTACATTAgctagacaaaaaaaaaccaactatGTTCTGTGCAATTGCTTTTGAACTATATTTtacaaagtttttaaattaaattccacACATTAGTTCTTATTGTAATTCTATGCAAATCGAATTACTAAGTTACGAAATTGTACAGACAAATATAgtttatttatcttttattttaaaatccGTAGTTTACTCATCATAAAGGTTTGTTCCttgagttttaattttattaataaattacaaaatgttaatGTGATTTTAATTTCGTGGTGcaataaactaatttaaagcaaaaagCTTGACAGGTTCTTAAAATAAAGTCGCATTTgaataatacataaatattaaattgaaatattataaagCGCATTGAATCCATCATAATGACTTAACTAATCCTTAATCCTTAATCTCCTTTTACAGACTTCGCCACATCGTCGTCGGGCAATTTGACTTTCGCAATATAGTGATTGAAAGGCGATCCCAAATATAGGTGACCCTTAAATTCGAGCACGTGGGATATGCCTGAGGCTGAACCGTCAAAGCCATGCAGAGATTTCACAACATTTCCATTCCAATCCACACGCACCACAGTGTTGCGCTTGGGAGCGTTTCTTATGACCATATCGTTAAAGGAGTGGAAAAGACGAGCCGCCATGTCATTGGGATAAATATGGTTTAACATTCGAAGGGGAAGCCGCATTAGAGCCACCAAACGTGCCAAGAACGATCTTAATCTCGGATAGGGCGCCAGCACGGCGAACAAATTGGGATTCTCACTATCTGAAGCCACGGACAGAGGCACCCAGATTCCCTCCTCATCGGCAGTGAGATTATCCGGCCAGCCAGGCAAACCCTCCACAAACACTTCGCTTTGACCGGCTCGTGATCCTTTGAGATAGTATTTTCTCAGCCGCATGGCCGTTGTTTCGGCAAGGATAATGAAATCCTCACTGGGACTTAAGGCCAAGCCGTTGGCAAAAGACAACTCGTCCAGCAGTACCTCGTTTGTCTTCTTTATGCGATCGTATTTGAAAAGTCTGAGAAAAAGCGAgtaaacacattttatatGGTAGATATCTTCTTAGTGCGAACTCACCGACCGGACGGGTTTGCGAACGCAGCCAGGACAAAGTCATCTGAAAAGGAATCCGTCCAGAATATGTCACCCTGCCGGCTAACTGCCAGGGAATTGAACAGCTTAGCCCGACGGTTGTCCCCCTTGCCAGGAAGGATCTGCTCCGCCGGCACCAACACAGTCTTCTTCCTCGTTTCCAAGTCGATTTGCCATATGCCGTAGTATGCATCGGATACAATAAGATTGTTTCCCTTGGTGTCCAGGGCTAAGCCCACTGGATAGCCACACAGCTCGTCGTCAAATATATAATCTAGGGTAAATATCAACGGCATTATGGATACAATCGACcacttttcttttaataccACACGGTTGGCCTATCTTAGTGATTGGTTGAACAGACTCCTCATCATTGAGTTGAATAACCTCTCCGCTGTGAATTCCCGTGTATATCTTGTCATTAAGAACTATGAGGCACTCTGGTCCAAATATTTTGCCTTTCCACAACTGACGGGCGCCATTTAAGTGATTGTTCAGCTCCAGCGTTCCATTCAGTTCTCTAGCTGGCTTTATACTGGGAAACACACATAGATCGTATGAGTTGATGATAGCAACTGAAGAAATACGACTTACAAATACTCTTTGAAGGGGAAAGTGGTGTTGGGAGGCAATCCCGGTAGCAGAAACAAGGCCCCAAGGAATATGACCAAAAACAGGCCAGTTTTAAGTAATGCGCCAAGTAAACCCATGGCTAACTACATGGGGAATTGTTATTGACAGTGGTAACAAAGTTCAACTGTCAAGATAATGGCACAAAGTCTGATTTCAAATGTGGCGATACATAATTACAAGGCAACTCTAAACATTCACGTACCcttctaaatttaattaacaaacatATGATACCATTTAAGACATATTTTATTGGCAGAGGCAGAGCGTGCTTAACATGGCGATATCCGCTTAATCTGAGGCTTCTGCATTGTACTTCAATTACAGCTTCGACTCCTTCCTTCCTGTCCAGCTTCTTAGCCTAGTGAGTGGAGATATCACGATCGATTCGGAACGCATTGTCTAAGGCGGCAACTAATCGGTTGCGAAGCGAAGTGCAGCCAAGTGTAAAACACTTCGAGATACCGACTACGAAAACGATTGGCCTACAAgctaaatataacaaatactGGCACTCAGGTCTCCACCAGGATGTGCGTGAACAGACTGTGCATTCGTCGCTCCACTTCCTTGTACACCAGTGAGTTGAGTCCATCCGAGTGCTGGCGCAGAGTCGCCGATCTCAGGAGCGCCACCCGGTTGGCATTCGGCCGCTCCGGCTTGTGCTTCAGCATGGTGTACTTACTGAACTCCATTGCGAATCGGCAAATGTCGATGTTCAGGGCTTGCAGGCGCTCATAGAGGTCATCGTCCTCTCCGCCCCAGCCATGATACAGATTGGACATGCCATTGATCTGCTGGTACTGGACGGTGTTGATGGCCACCACGCCGCCGAAGAGACCGCGGTAGGGCAGCCGGAATCGCCAGTGATCCAGGGCAGAGCACATGTGCCGTGGACGCTCTGAGCAGGCATACATCTGGCCCGAGTTCAGTGGCAGAAGGTCCACGTCGTGAAGGATCAGGCAGGGAAATCCATACTCCGCTGCCACCTGGGCGCCAATGTTAAAGAGCATTGCCCTGTTGAAGGGCTTATGATCGAACTGTTCGACTAGGAAAATCCGATAGTGGATCAGCTGCTGCGGCAGGTAATTGTGCATGTATGTGAGGAAGGcgtgcagctgctcctcccgCTGCCTGTACGGCACAATGATGGCGGTGCTGTAGCGAGCCTGACATCCTTCTGGACGGAATTCGCCGCCCGGACGAATCTCCGCGCCCCGCTGCACCGCTCCGTGGTAGTGGGCCAGATGGTAGACGAACCTGTTCTCGGCGATGATCTCCGAGTAGGTGCACTCGAACACCTCCTGCAGGGAGACATTTCGAGTCACCTGCGGCACCAGAGCCTCCTCGATCTTCGATTCCTCGATGTAGTCGTAGTGCGATGCGAACCGGAAGGGCAGGCACAGGTACACGATGAGCGTGATAAGGCCGATGGCGATGAGAAGATCATATATGTGGAAGCTGCGGACCCAGAGCCGCACGAACATCGTTGGCAGGAACTGTTGACTCAGTGCGATCTTTGGGAACTCCGCATCCTAATTTCGGACGCAATCTCGCGGTTGGCGGTTGGCGAATAACAGCTGACGACCAGGGGCGCAACTCATCAACCAACAGAGCGACAGTGGAAACTCACTAGCTCGAATTGTATGCATTCTTTCCGTCTAACAATCATTCATACAATGTTTCGTCATAcattatatacttttttaagTTGCCTTTAATAACAAATATGAGTAGTCATGCAGCATAGCAAATtgttcataaaaaatataacaacacTTTCTACACTAACAAGGGTATCCGCTGTTCTTTGAAACAGCATGACTCCACCCTGATAAATAAAACagtaatttgattaaaaaaattatgttTGCTTATGCTTGTTTGTTGGTACTTCCACTGATAAGCACAGTTGTAGACATTGACTCATTGAAGGGGAGGCAATTGAACTAAAGAAGGTTGTAGCCTTtaatacgtatgtatgtatgacaGCCATAAAAGAGTTTTaaattcatattattatttcaaatgtttttaaattcattaaaatgggGTAGACTGTTCGGTCAACTGGTACTCACTGTATAAACAAAGCAACAGCACTCTGGCAACGCCGTGATAGCTTTGCATCCCTGGACCGGCGGAGAACTCTGTGTTTTCTTGTACAACTTCAACAAATGCGGCGGCTGTTTAATTGGCAAAAATGACATCCATCATCAAGCTGCACACTATATCTGGGGCGATGGACGAGTCCCCGCCATGCTATATCCTCCAGATAGACGATGTGCGGATCTTACTCGACTGCGGATGGGACGAAAAGTTCGATGCCAACTTCATCAAGGAACTGAAGAGGTAACAATTGTATACGCATTGCAGGAAAACAATGATATAAGTATTTCGTCTACTCCCAGGCAGGTGCACACCTTGGACGCCGTGCTGCTGTCCCATCCGGATGCATATCATCTTGGCGCCCTGCCATACTTGGTGGGCAAGCTTGGGCTTAACTGCCCCATCTACGCCACCATTCCCGTGTTTAAAATGGGTCAAATGTTCATGTATGACCTTTACATGTCGCACTTCAACATGGGCGACTTCGATCTCTTTTCGCTGGACGACGTTGACACGGCCTTCGAAAAGATCACCCAGTTGAAATACAACCAAACGGTTTCACTGAAGGGTAAGGGATATGGAATATCCATTACGCCTTTGAACGCAGGACACATGATTGGCGGCACCATCTGGAAGATCGTCAAGGTAGGCGAGGAGGATATTGTGTACGCCACCGACTTCAACCACAAGAAGGAGCGCCACTTGAGCGGCTGCGAGCTGGACAGGCTGCAAAGACCTTCGCTGCTCATTACGGACGCCTACAATGCACAGTATCAGCAGGCCAGAAGGAGGGCTCGCGATGAAAAGCTCATGACCAACATCTTGCAGACTGTGCGTAACAACGGCAATGTACTGATAGCCGTGGACACGGCAGGACGAGTGCTGGAGTTGGCTCACATGCTGGACCAGCTGTGGAAAAACAAGGAATCGGGTCTGATGGCCTACTCGTTGGCCCTTCTTAACAATGTGAGCTATAACGTGATTGAGTTCGCGAAGTCGCAGATCGAATGGATGAGTGATAAACTCACGAAGGCTTTCGAAGGTGCCCGCAACAATCCCTTCCAGTTCAAGCACATCCAGCTGTGCCACTCGCTGGCGGACGTCTATAAATTGCCCGCTGGTCCAAAAGTGGTGTTGGCCAGTACTCCAGATCTGGAGAGCGGATTCACGAGGGATCTCTTTGTGCAATGGGCCAGCAATGCCAACAATAGCATAATCCTCACTACGCGCACGTCACCCGGCACTTTAGCCATGGAACTGGTCGAGAACTGCGCACCAGGCAAGCAAATCGAATTGGACGTTAGGCGAAGAGTTGAACTAGAAGGAGCTGAGCTGGAGGAATACCTGCGCACACAGGGCGAGAAACTTAATCCCCTCATCGTAAAGCCCGATGTGGAGGAGGAGAGCAGTTCCGAGTCCGAGGACGACATCGAGATGAGCGTCATCACGGGCAAGCATGATATCGTGGTCAGACCGGAGGGTCGCCATCACTCCGGTTTTTTCAAGTCCAACAAACGACACCACGTGATGTTCCCCTATCACGAGGAGAAGGTGAAGTGCGATGAGTATGGGGAGATCATCAATCTGGACGACTACCGCATTGCGGATGCGACGGGCTATGACTTTGTACCCATGGAGGAGCAAAACAAGGAGAATGTAAAGAAGGAAGAACCGGGCATGGGAGCAGATCAACAAGTTAACGGAGTAATTGGCGACAATGATGTTCAGTTGCTGGAGAAGCCGACTAAGCTGATAAACCAACGCAAAACAATCGAAGTGAATGCCCAAGTCCAGAGGATTGATTTCGAAGGTCGCTCTGATGGCGAGTCCATGCTAAAGATCCTCTCCCAGTTAAGACCTCGAAGGGTTATCGTCATACACGGCACTGCCGAAGGCACACAAGTGGTGGCCAGGCACTGCGAGCAGAATGTCGGTGCGCGCGTTTTTACGCCCCAAAAAGGCGAAATCATTGATGTCACCACAGAGATCCACATCTACCAGGTACGTCTGACGGAAGGACTTGTCTCCCAGCTGCAGTTCCAAAAGGGCAAGGACGCGGAGGTGGCGTGGGTAGATGGTCGCCTGGGCATGCGCGTCAAGGCCATCGAAGCACCCATGGACGTTACTGTGGAGCAGGACGCGTCCGTGCAGGAAGGCAAGACATTGACTCTGGAAACACTGGCGGACGATGAGATCCCTATCCACAACTCAGTGCTCATTAACGAGCTGAAACTGTCCGACTTCAAGCAGATTCTCATGCGCAATAACATCAACTCGGAGTTCTCCGGCGGCGTACTCTGGTGCAGCAACGGAACTCTGGCATTGAGGCGTGTGGATGCCGGCAAAGTGGCCATGGAGGGATGTTTATCCGAGGAGTATTACAAGATCAGGGAGTTGCTGTACGAGCAGTATGCGATcgtttaatattaaatatgacGTTTGTCTAAACTCCGCATGTTTTACTTATTAAGATCCGAAATCGTTTTAATATAAGAATATAAATTGTACTTTATTGCCTACATAAATTGCAGCATGGGATCTTCGGCCCTTGGCCGCTTCTTCTTCCACTCCTCGATCTCGTCCTCTGTGGGCGCCTTCACATCATACATGCTGTTGTAGGCTCGTTTGCGATCGTCCAACTCCTCGGGAATATCTTTTTCCTTTGTCTTCTCCTGGTCCTTGGTCTCCTTATTCTTGGATTTTTGCTTTCGCTGCTCCTTggccttctttttcttctcgCGCTTTTTGGACTTCTTCTTGGACTTTTTCTTCTCTGGTTTTACCTCCTCCTCTTCGGATGAGGAGGATTCTGAACTCGGAGCTGAGTCCACTTCGGAGGCGGGCTTTTCTGGTGGCACTTCGGGTACCTTAAATTGGGTTTGAGCTGCGGGTTCTGCTACAACTGCTGCGGTGGAGCTAGTGGGATGCTGTTCCGAGTAGCCCTCTGGTTCCTGCATGCCCACGCAGTAGGAGTTCTTGATGAAGGACTTGCAGCACTTGTAGCCCCAGCGACCGGCGTTCCAGAAACTGCCCCACACCGTTGTGTGGTTGTTGATGTACACATCCTCCTCGTAGATACTGCGCGCTTTCGGCTTCTCCACGCCCTTTATCACCTTGCCGCTGCGAGAATACTCGATGTACTCCTCGGTCTGCGCCAGCAGCAGTGACTTTGGCGGAACCTGCAGATGCTCTTCGCCTCCGTATTTCTCCACAATGTGTGTTTTGGTCtggaaaaagaagaaaatggtTGTAGTCATTTTTCAAAGGAAATGCCAGCCCTAAAAATTACTCACACTCGACTTGAACTGCTCCTTCTTCTGCTCGTACTCTTTCTGAAGCAGCTCCAACTTAGTGGGCTCGGCTAGCAGATGCACATCAACTCCTTTGCCATGTGCTTCCCAGGCAAACAACTGGGCGGTGGCTTGGGCTGTAGTGTCTCCAGAAAAGCGCACAAAGTTCTCGCCAGCAAACTCAGCTCTGCAAAAAGGACAAAGTTagggaatttatttatttgtacacGTTTTAGTCACTTACTCCTCTTCGGGAACGGCAGGATTGGGATTGTCACGCATAGAACGTGTTTTGGGATCGTAGTACGCGGAGTTAGGGTCCAAGTTCCTCAGGTACTTCGCCGTATCCTCGCGGATACGCAAGTTGCGCACAGTAATTCGCTGTTTGGAATCCACCTTGGTGCCGGGCATGTCCACTTCGTCCACATATTTGTCCTCGTTGCCCTCCTCATCGGATATTTCGGCATCGGGATCTAAGGATATAAGAATATATGATTAAAACTATAAACACTCTGAACACACTTTTACGTACCATTTTTGAGCTTCTCTGCTTTGAGTTGGCGCTTGGCCTCTTCCACCTTTTCGTACTCCTCAATGATCTCTCTGTGATTGGCCGGATCGTAACTGCTCCAGCGATCTCGTTTCTCGTCATAGTTCACAGCCGCTTCATTGACCAAATGCTCGTCGTGTACGACGATGGATTCAGCATACTTGGCTTGGACCTTCCGCGGCCGCTCCAGGCAGTCCTTGCGTTTGTGTGTGACGGCGCCGCAGTTTTCGCAAGCTCCCTTCCGGAACTTGGTAATGATGCGTGTGGTGTTGAGTCCCTTGGGAGCCCTCTTGTCCAGCTGTCCTTGCTCGTCCTCGTGCTGGGGCCGCTGATGCTTGAGTGTGGGCCCCGCCGATCCGTAATACCACGGAGCATTCGAAATGTACTGCGGAATGTGCGGATTTATGTCGCGACCCTCCTCGTCGACGGCGGCTGGAGCTGTTCCCGCTTTTCGAGCCTCCTCTAACTCCTTCGCCTTGCGCCAGTCCTCGCGGGATTTCTTCTTGGGCTCCTCCTCGGCATCCTGATCGTGTTTGCTCAGGATGATCTGCGAGACGGGTGTGCGTATGGGCCCCGAGCTCATATTGCCAGATTTTATTTACTAGATAATATTagttgtaatatttatttccctTTATTGGTATCGGTTATCGAAGAGTGTTGGTAAGCGGAGAAGCTGTTACCTTAACAGCGCAAGTGTTGAACAAGCTGTAGCACCCCCACGATATGTATCGCCCACCTTGGCACATCCCTAACGTTTTTCCAATAAGAATTGGCGTGAAGTGAACATTTTTATCAATATTAATACGCGAAACCGTTTTAAAGCCAATAAGAAAACTACCCAGCAATGCAACAGAAAATGCTGGACACTGTGATTTTgtgaaactatttaaattcGTCGGAAAACCAAGGAAATTATCTGGGAAAACCAATCAATTTAAAACGCTGTGCAAACAGGGTGCGTGTAACTGTGtgcgtgcatgtgtgtataAGCGCATACATATGtcgagcgtgtgtgtgtgtgctctaGTGTGAAGGCATCCTTAATTTTTTCGCACACATAGCTGAACACTTTTTCTCTAATATACAAGTTCCTGCGCGCGCAGAtaaattaaaagatttttttGGTTCCTTGTTGATTGCAATATTTTCTGCCTATTTGTTGTCGTGCATAATCAATTCGCATAAATATACATAGCAAAGAAGCGTTTCAATAACTAAAGTTTTCTAATCGTCAAACATTTTCTATATACCAACAATAGAGAGAGCAAGAAAGAGAGTGgtatatataaaaaccatCGATGGGACTTTCTAAGTCTCTCCGTGTCTTGTGCTTGAATGTGAACCAAAAAATGTCAGCTAAACGTGTGTGCTATAATCGAACGAAGTGCCTGACATTCAActtaaaaaacagaaaaatataattttttgaaCAACGAACATTGTGCGCATTTTCTCTGTTTACCAACACTGCGTACGTTATTGTCAAGCTGACAGTTGGACAGTACGGCAACTCTGCCAGCTGGAAGACCTTCGTTTTCACCAAttagaaaattacaaattttccAATTGGACGGGTTAGCCAAACGTTTAGTTAATTGAGCGCACTTATTGGCGTTTCGTCAGGTGTTTCCGATTGGAGTGGGCGTGAGTCGCGCGTGTGTTGGTGGGTGGCAGAGGTGCGAGAGAGAGGCAGCATTGAAAATTCTTGTTGTTCTCTCTTTGTTGTTTAATCTGTGGAAAAAAGCTGACTGCgcgtgtatatgtgtgtgaaagtgtgtgtatatgtgccATACATGCACACAaagaatttgcataaaaaagtGAGCAAGCAAAGGCATTATATGTAATCAAAGCTAAACGACACTGAAAGTACTCAAGATTGTGTGCGAAGAAAAGGGGcaactacatatgtatgtacttgtTCCCACCAAATTGCCAATTAGAAAGCGCTTTGTATCCCAATTGGATGCGCATTAGGCTAGTGTAGAGATTAGCGTACACTGAACAACAATCTGTGGAATTGCGAAATAAACAATGTTGCACTCCTTGGAATGATTTATACGCTAGAAATATTACCATAGCAGATGATGGTCGCGCactattttcgatttttgtttcaCGGACTGTTGTCGTTTGAGCGATTGCCTAatgtacacacacaaacgGGCAGAAACACAGTGGCGGCCAAAATAGTAGTGGCCAACgtataaatgtaattaattacagatgaaagaaattaaaataagctCATTTTTGTTGGCTACAGATTTTCGTTgtcttaaaatataaaaatattacaaaatgaaCACGCATTTCTTTCTGTGAATCATGAATACTCCCAATTTAACACAGAATAAGTCAGCCCTATTTTGAATCATCGTTGTAAAAATATGAATGCTTGAAACTAAAACTATATTCTTTGTAAGCTGatataaaatagtttat is a window encoding:
- the LOC122620702 gene encoding adipocyte plasma membrane-associated protein, producing the protein MGLLGALLKTGLFLVIFLGALFLLPGLPPNTTFPFKEYFIKPARELNGTLELNNHLNGARQLWKGKIFGPECLIVLNDKIYTGIHSGEVIQLNDEESVQPITKIGQPCDYIFDDELCGYPVGLALDTKGNNLIVSDAYYGIWQIDLETRKKTVLVPAEQILPGKGDNRRAKLFNSLAVSRQGDIFWTDSFSDDFVLAAFANPSGRLFKYDRIKKTNEVLLDELSFANGLALSPSEDFIILAETTAMRLRKYYLKGSRAGQSEVFVEGLPGWPDNLTADEEGIWVPLSVASDSENPNLFAVLAPYPRLRSFLARLVALMRLPLRMLNHIYPNDMAARLFHSFNDMVIRNAPKRNTVVRVDWNGNVVKSLHGFDGSASGISHVLEFKGHLYLGSPFNHYIAKVKLPDDDVAKSVKGD
- the LOC122620701 gene encoding SCY1-like protein 2; translated protein: MDMINKFYSSAVQTVSTLSGVLPGNNVTREYEVLEQVCTAGVGLMWKVYNGHKKSTKQEVSVFVFEKKSLERWSKDDRETMLETLRRGVQQLTKIRHPHVLTVQHPLEESRDSLAFATEPVFASLANVVGDNVRSEKKLYDVEIRHGLLQLFDGLQFLHQDAKIVHRNISAETIVINKNRSWKLFGFDFCIANQPATDGTPHWPFREYTTSLHVLAQPSLEYTAPELALNSVNTPDSDLFSLGVLIFTIYSGKPLKMFGSDYSSFRRYANDLNQRKYPPMNTVPSELTESLKALLHPSANLRPKLHELKQIAYFQDVGVKTLSYLDSLYQWDNLQKSKFYKGLPQIIPTLPHRVNLHSILPYLVKEFVNSPMIPFVLPNVLLIAEMSSQREYCDHILPHLKPIFKLTDPIQILLIFMQKMDLLLKLTPAEEVKQSVLPLLYRSLECDMPQIQDLCLAVLPTFSTLIDYNAMKNSVLPRIKKLCLQSSNVSVKVNCLISIGKLLENLDKWLVLDEILPFLQQIQSREPAIIMGIIGIYKIAMTNTKLGITKDVMAHKCIPYLVPLSVENGLTIAQFNTIIGLIKEMMGRVEQEQREKLQQLSTIQRDNKPKDASEILANELENSTLSPNGSSNGNKINDDMFSGFTVGQPKATSAAAIAPSKPREQLKISHNTISAPPAARPDILSSMMQSNLTGLGTTAVAAAPPPATTHMPSNNGWHSANPLVMNHQLASPQASNNNSFSLDDLDPFAGGRPSVGAPKANNTNGANMYTVQQPTVNYIYPTGYSLNSIQQHQQQQLLGKPSQAPTLQPQTQPLLPTDNQNLNALSQQDILNFLN
- the LOC122620703 gene encoding beta-1,4-N-acetylgalactosaminyltransferase bre-4, with amino-acid sequence MFVRLWVRSFHIYDLLIAIGLITLIVYLCLPFRFASHYDYIEESKIEEALVPQVTRNVSLQEVFECTYSEIIAENRFVYHLAHYHGAVQRGAEIRPGGEFRPEGCQARYSTAIIVPYRQREEQLHAFLTYMHNYLPQQLIHYRIFLVEQFDHKPFNRAMLFNIGAQVAAEYGFPCLILHDVDLLPLNSGQMYACSERPRHMCSALDHWRFRLPYRGLFGGVVAINTVQYQQINGMSNLYHGWGGEDDDLYERLQALNIDICRFAMEFSKYTMLKHKPERPNANRVALLRSATLRQHSDGLNSLVYKEVERRMHSLFTHILVET
- the LOC122619146 gene encoding probable cleavage and polyadenylation specificity factor subunit 2; translated protein: MTSIIKLHTISGAMDESPPCYILQIDDVRILLDCGWDEKFDANFIKELKRQVHTLDAVLLSHPDAYHLGALPYLVGKLGLNCPIYATIPVFKMGQMFMYDLYMSHFNMGDFDLFSLDDVDTAFEKITQLKYNQTVSLKGKGYGISITPLNAGHMIGGTIWKIVKVGEEDIVYATDFNHKKERHLSGCELDRLQRPSLLITDAYNAQYQQARRRARDEKLMTNILQTVRNNGNVLIAVDTAGRVLELAHMLDQLWKNKESGLMAYSLALLNNVSYNVIEFAKSQIEWMSDKLTKAFEGARNNPFQFKHIQLCHSLADVYKLPAGPKVVLASTPDLESGFTRDLFVQWASNANNSIILTTRTSPGTLAMELVENCAPGKQIELDVRRRVELEGAELEEYLRTQGEKLNPLIVKPDVEEESSSESEDDIEMSVITGKHDIVVRPEGRHHSGFFKSNKRHHVMFPYHEEKVKCDEYGEIINLDDYRIADATGYDFVPMEEQNKENVKKEEPGMGADQQVNGVIGDNDVQLLEKPTKLINQRKTIEVNAQVQRIDFEGRSDGESMLKILSQLRPRRVIVIHGTAEGTQVVARHCEQNVGARVFTPQKGEIIDVTTEIHIYQVRLTEGLVSQLQFQKGKDAEVAWVDGRLGMRVKAIEAPMDVTVEQDASVQEGKTLTLETLADDEIPIHNSVLINELKLSDFKQILMRNNINSEFSGGVLWCSNGTLALRRVDAGKVAMEGCLSEEYYKIRELLYEQYAIV